From Verrucomicrobia bacterium S94, the proteins below share one genomic window:
- a CDS encoding DUF5060 domain-containing protein yields MKRKQFVKWSCIIAVFLPGYAGFAEENADTVVYSAIADFSKTEAGEVPYYVHKWKKALAINAGNPKFRNRFARAETPFAEAGGTYDVILTTLRELDGECTYRFLVNGKIIGTVQNAETDVDYAPQKHCFRKVEIPDGATIAVESDCVTNGRVPEGDSTAYARGRWTSVAFTPVGTQTASVEIYGERFLWHKITLKLNGPFSSERAIPNPFTDYRMDVRFTHPVSGKTMVVPGYFAADGNAADSGADSGSLWFCHFRPDVSGVWNYEVSFIQGHQVATGGKGYALDLYNGISGSFEISGDNPAEAPDLRAEGRLRYVGKHHLQFEGSGKYFLKFGPDSPENFLEYYEFDNTPEKGNKGIRHTFASHAKHYNGDGELWGNGKGKNIYGALNYISGTGANSVSMLLNNVGRLVPDPNNGKRPYSGPGDGDRVFPYVDKNERLRFDCSKLAQWERVFDHAEKKGLHLHFKLMELENARDLDGGQLGPERKLFYREMVARFGHHLALNWNMSEEIPVGAETRTEWLKYMEKIDPWQHPRVFHTGPSKDKSKFYAPHLGASELTGISLQTPEAVDTENVFNETKLWVDRSAEAGRPWVVACDEQGPGNLGVNQSFELSRKNVLWGNLMAGGGGVEYYSGGSDLRLDNYAHFEKLLRWSDIAVNEFFQDQHIPFWTMKNHDELLSGGTGHCLSDGKNVFVVYLPEGGRASLNLKQMNGAYEVYWFDPINGGDLVRGSIATVSGGSSVSLGEAPSKPTSDWVVLIRRNNR; encoded by the coding sequence ATGAAGCGGAAACAATTTGTGAAATGGTCATGCATCATCGCCGTATTTCTTCCCGGCTATGCCGGTTTTGCCGAAGAAAACGCCGATACTGTGGTGTATTCCGCGATTGCGGATTTTTCAAAAACGGAAGCCGGCGAAGTGCCGTATTATGTGCATAAGTGGAAAAAGGCACTGGCCATCAATGCGGGGAACCCGAAGTTCCGAAACCGGTTTGCACGGGCCGAAACTCCGTTCGCTGAGGCGGGCGGAACATATGATGTTATTTTGACAACACTGCGCGAGCTGGACGGGGAGTGCACCTATCGGTTTCTGGTGAATGGAAAGATTATCGGTACGGTGCAGAATGCGGAAACCGATGTAGATTATGCGCCACAGAAACATTGCTTCCGGAAAGTTGAAATTCCGGACGGTGCAACGATTGCGGTGGAGTCGGACTGCGTGACAAACGGTAGGGTTCCGGAAGGAGACAGCACGGCCTACGCCCGTGGACGCTGGACGTCTGTGGCGTTTACACCGGTCGGCACTCAGACCGCTTCAGTTGAAATTTATGGAGAACGGTTTCTTTGGCATAAGATCACCCTTAAACTTAACGGTCCGTTTTCATCGGAACGGGCAATACCGAATCCGTTTACGGACTACCGGATGGATGTCAGGTTTACCCATCCGGTATCCGGAAAAACGATGGTGGTTCCCGGTTATTTCGCGGCGGATGGAAATGCCGCAGACAGTGGCGCTGATTCGGGAAGTTTATGGTTCTGTCATTTTCGACCGGATGTTTCCGGAGTCTGGAATTATGAGGTTTCATTTATTCAGGGGCATCAGGTGGCGACGGGGGGAAAGGGATATGCGCTGGACCTGTATAATGGAATCTCCGGTTCATTTGAGATTTCCGGAGACAACCCGGCAGAAGCACCGGATCTAAGGGCAGAAGGCCGATTGCGCTATGTTGGAAAACACCACCTTCAGTTTGAGGGCAGCGGAAAATATTTTCTGAAATTCGGTCCTGATTCGCCGGAAAATTTTCTCGAATATTATGAATTCGACAATACCCCCGAAAAAGGAAACAAGGGCATTCGCCATACCTTCGCCTCACACGCGAAACACTATAACGGCGACGGTGAACTGTGGGGGAACGGCAAGGGAAAAAATATATACGGTGCGTTGAATTATATTTCGGGTACCGGAGCGAATTCGGTTTCGATGCTGCTCAATAATGTCGGTCGGCTGGTCCCTGATCCGAACAACGGTAAACGTCCCTATTCCGGTCCCGGTGATGGCGACCGCGTTTTTCCGTATGTGGATAAAAATGAACGGTTGCGTTTTGACTGCTCCAAACTGGCGCAGTGGGAACGGGTTTTTGACCATGCGGAGAAAAAGGGACTTCACCTGCATTTTAAATTGATGGAACTGGAAAATGCGCGCGATCTTGATGGCGGGCAGCTGGGACCGGAGCGTAAGCTCTTCTATCGGGAAATGGTTGCCCGGTTCGGTCATCATCTGGCACTGAACTGGAATATGTCGGAAGAGATTCCGGTCGGGGCGGAAACGCGGACGGAATGGCTGAAGTATATGGAAAAGATTGATCCGTGGCAGCATCCCCGTGTTTTTCATACGGGGCCTTCGAAGGATAAAAGTAAATTTTACGCTCCGCATCTCGGGGCCTCAGAGTTGACCGGTATTTCGCTTCAGACCCCGGAAGCCGTTGATACGGAAAATGTTTTTAATGAAACAAAGCTGTGGGTTGATCGTTCAGCTGAAGCCGGCCGGCCGTGGGTCGTGGCGTGCGATGAGCAGGGGCCGGGGAATCTGGGCGTGAACCAGAGTTTTGAACTGAGCCGAAAAAATGTGTTGTGGGGCAACCTCATGGCCGGCGGCGGAGGGGTGGAATACTATTCCGGCGGTTCTGATCTCAGGCTGGATAACTACGCCCATTTCGAGAAGCTGCTCCGTTGGTCGGATATTGCCGTTAATGAATTTTTCCAGGATCAGCATATCCCGTTCTGGACCATGAAAAATCACGATGAACTGCTCTCCGGCGGAACCGGACACTGTCTGTCGGATGGGAAAAACGTGTTTGTCGTCTATCTGCCGGAAGGAGGCCGTGCTTCGCTGAATCTGAAGCAGATGAACGGTGCGTATGAAGTCTATTGGTTTGATCCGATAAACGGTGGGGATTTGGTCCGCGGCAGTATAGCAACTGTGAGCGGCGGTTCCTCTGTTTCGCTGGGTGAGGCCCCGTCAAAACCGACGTCCGACTGGGTTGTCCTGATCCGACGTAACAACAGATAA
- a CDS encoding sigma-70 family RNA polymerase sigma factor, protein MTDSEKIENLLTVFYENHGNLRGYVFASTRSYHGSEEVLQSVAIKIAQAGATFDGERPALPWIMGITKNQIKQWYQKNRRDARHISFEVIDEYLPKMAVFSAEQMTPRRDALDRCMQKLPAKQRRIVELKYVDNCNCTQIAVALGKSVQSIYSLLKRLKAELRKCIEFQLQRPEVF, encoded by the coding sequence ATGACCGATTCGGAAAAGATTGAAAATCTGCTGACCGTTTTTTATGAAAACCACGGAAATCTGCGGGGGTATGTTTTCGCTTCAACGCGCAGCTATCACGGAAGTGAAGAGGTGTTGCAGTCCGTGGCGATCAAAATCGCACAGGCCGGAGCGACGTTTGACGGGGAGCGTCCGGCGCTGCCCTGGATTATGGGCATCACCAAAAACCAGATTAAGCAATGGTATCAGAAAAACCGACGGGATGCACGGCATATCAGTTTCGAGGTGATCGATGAATATCTCCCGAAAATGGCGGTGTTCAGTGCTGAGCAGATGACGCCGCGCCGGGATGCACTCGACAGGTGTATGCAGAAACTGCCGGCAAAACAGCGGCGGATTGTTGAGCTGAAATATGTTGATAACTGCAATTGCACGCAGATTGCCGTGGCGCTGGGTAAATCGGTGCAGAGTATTTATTCCTTATTGAAGCGGCTGAAGGCCGAACTGCGAAAGTGCATTGAATTCCAGCTGCAGCGTCCTGAGGTGTTCTGA
- a CDS encoding helix-turn-helix domain-containing protein — translation MISFFEQNTFWMKNLENRKRSFPSGLPLTNVGYCPQKTGRLVASFLTCNFSFILSGGGSYRNRSGEWTVKAPCVLMQWPGEEFSYGPGSSATDQPAANWEEFYLMYDATCIPRLKALGFYRTDNPVWRMNHASTVRHGIGELYTLCEKDSGYGLADRADRIGESLILESLLNEPVRERNNSEKAFLALLNELESRLPEPVDFMQLARRHGFSQSTFRRQWKKQIAVSPARYVMEHRLQHAGRLLTDTALSISEIAGRIHFEDPLYFSRRFRAFSGLSPTEFRRRYRNPA, via the coding sequence ATGATCAGCTTTTTTGAGCAGAATACGTTCTGGATGAAAAATCTGGAAAACCGGAAACGATCCTTTCCGTCCGGCCTTCCCCTCACCAACGTGGGCTACTGTCCGCAGAAAACCGGGCGGCTCGTCGCCTCATTCCTGACCTGCAACTTTTCTTTTATTCTCAGTGGAGGCGGAAGCTACCGCAACCGCTCCGGCGAATGGACGGTAAAAGCGCCGTGCGTGCTGATGCAGTGGCCCGGTGAAGAATTCAGCTATGGTCCCGGCTCATCCGCCACCGATCAGCCTGCCGCAAACTGGGAAGAGTTTTACCTGATGTATGACGCAACCTGCATCCCCCGCTTAAAAGCACTCGGTTTCTACCGAACCGACAACCCGGTATGGCGGATGAACCATGCGTCAACGGTACGGCACGGAATCGGCGAACTCTACACCCTCTGCGAAAAGGATTCCGGTTACGGCCTTGCCGACCGCGCCGACCGCATCGGTGAATCGCTCATTCTGGAAAGTCTTCTGAACGAACCGGTCCGGGAACGCAACAACTCTGAAAAAGCCTTTCTGGCCCTGCTCAACGAACTTGAATCCAGGCTGCCGGAACCTGTCGATTTCATGCAGCTTGCCCGTCGCCACGGTTTTTCGCAGTCAACATTCCGCCGACAGTGGAAAAAACAGATCGCCGTTTCTCCTGCACGGTATGTAATGGAACACCGCCTTCAGCATGCCGGCCGCCTGTTAACCGACACCGCTCTTTCCATCAGTGAAATTGCCGGCCGGATCCATTTTGAAGATCCGCTCTATTTTTCACGCAGGTTCCGTGCATTTTCCGGACTCTCCCCCACCGAGTTCAGACGGCGCTACCGCAACCCGGCTTAA
- a CDS encoding DUF1080 domain-containing protein, producing the protein MLTTALHGPAAPPSDADVLFDGTALDKFRKNSWSVKDGNIVAGKGGLSSGRTYGDMQMHIEWRTPNPPEPEKPGSMGNSGIYIMGRYELQIFDSYSCCIYADGSAGAIYGQTPPMVNVCRKPGEWQTYDIWFKAPVFEGEKLISPARITVLHNGVFIHVNTEIKGPTRHNKTTAYVPHPARLPFFLQGHGSAVEFRNIWIRDLN; encoded by the coding sequence ATGTTGACAACTGCCCTGCACGGCCCGGCTGCCCCGCCGTCGGATGCCGATGTTTTGTTCGATGGAACCGCACTGGATAAATTCCGGAAAAACAGCTGGTCCGTTAAAGATGGCAATATTGTGGCTGGAAAAGGCGGCCTGAGTTCCGGCAGGACCTATGGCGATATGCAGATGCATATTGAGTGGCGCACTCCGAATCCGCCGGAGCCGGAAAAGCCCGGCAGTATGGGAAACAGCGGGATCTATATCATGGGGCGCTATGAGCTGCAGATTTTCGACTCCTATTCCTGCTGCATCTATGCGGATGGATCGGCGGGTGCGATATATGGGCAGACGCCTCCAATGGTGAATGTATGCCGTAAGCCGGGCGAATGGCAGACCTATGATATCTGGTTTAAAGCACCGGTTTTCGAGGGCGAAAAGCTGATTTCCCCCGCCCGGATCACTGTGCTGCACAATGGGGTGTTTATTCATGTGAATACTGAAATTAAAGGTCCGACGCGGCATAATAAAACAACAGCCTATGTTCCGCATCCGGCACGGTTGCCGTTCTTCCTGCAGGGGCATGGCAGTGCAGTGGAGTTCCGCAATATCTGGATCCGCGACCTGAATTAA
- a CDS encoding DUF4982 domain-containing protein, whose translation MKCLFTLFTLFSLLLFAGARERMPFNDDWKFARFGPMPDGSERAEPKGLENPEFNDTDWRTLDLPHDWGIEGPFRSDLPNRTGKLPWAGIGWYRKTFQSPEADRGKRIFLDIDGAMSGTQIWLNGEYIGEWPYGYSSFRMDLTGRIRIGKKNTVAIRLDNKPESSRWYPGGGIYRNVWLVKTEPTHVAHWGVYITTPIVNDDHAMVKVVTELENEQPDTAVSHEIMEAGSSKILATGKGKTAFIRLEQPKRWDLELPNLYQVRTTVSISGKTVDTVTSTFGVRTIEYTADEGFFLNGKRIKMNGVCQHHDLGPLGTAVNVRAMERQIEILKSFGVNAIRTAHNPPAPEFLDLCDRMGILVQVESFDCWGRKKADNDYARHFWEWWERDTVNMVRRDRNHPSVVMWSTGNEILEMNYAEEAWISQMQTDVIHREDPTRPVSFGGSRPVAAFNGFQHTVDVYGFNYKPHLYAEFREKNPNIPLYGSETASTISSRGEYFFPVLNDKAKGQGGYFQVSSYDLYAPNWAYPADVEFEAQAKYPWVFGEFVWTGFDYIGEPTPYNKDKTNLLNFTDPEERARMEKELEKLGGDIPARSSYFGIVDLCGFPKDRYYMYQSKWRPDLPMVHILPHWNWPERIGKITPVHIYTSGDEVELFLNGKSLGRKYKGKFESRLRWDDVVYEPGELVAVAYRNGKPWAETAMQTTGPAEKLALSVDRNVIKNDGKDLAFITVDVVDSRGRVVPRSHNPVKYSIQGPGRIIATGNGNPADLTDFQSLERRVFNGKALVIVQSEKGKKGRITVTAESEGLEAAETIIVTRK comes from the coding sequence ATGAAATGCCTGTTTACTTTATTCACATTGTTTTCGCTTCTGCTTTTCGCGGGCGCCAGGGAGCGGATGCCCTTTAATGACGACTGGAAGTTTGCCCGGTTCGGTCCGATGCCGGATGGATCTGAGCGGGCGGAGCCGAAGGGGCTGGAAAATCCGGAATTTAATGATACCGACTGGCGCACGCTGGATCTTCCGCACGACTGGGGTATTGAGGGCCCTTTTCGCTCCGATCTGCCGAACCGCACCGGGAAACTGCCGTGGGCGGGCATCGGCTGGTACCGCAAAACCTTTCAATCTCCGGAAGCGGACCGGGGAAAAAGGATCTTTCTGGATATCGATGGCGCGATGTCCGGCACACAGATCTGGCTCAACGGCGAATACATTGGCGAATGGCCGTACGGTTATTCTTCATTCCGCATGGATCTGACCGGCAGAATCCGAATCGGCAAGAAAAATACCGTAGCCATCCGGTTGGATAATAAACCGGAGTCGTCGCGCTGGTATCCCGGCGGCGGCATCTATCGCAACGTCTGGCTGGTTAAAACCGAGCCGACCCATGTAGCGCATTGGGGCGTTTACATCACGACACCGATCGTGAATGACGACCATGCCATGGTCAAAGTCGTTACCGAGCTCGAAAATGAACAGCCGGATACTGCTGTTTCCCACGAAATTATGGAAGCGGGTTCCTCTAAGATTCTCGCCACGGGAAAAGGCAAAACGGCGTTCATTCGTCTGGAGCAGCCGAAACGCTGGGATCTGGAACTGCCGAATCTGTATCAGGTCAGAACCACGGTTTCCATTTCCGGAAAAACGGTTGATACCGTAACCAGCACTTTCGGCGTGCGGACCATTGAATACACGGCCGATGAAGGGTTTTTCCTGAACGGAAAACGCATAAAAATGAACGGCGTCTGTCAGCATCATGATCTCGGGCCGCTGGGAACCGCCGTCAATGTGCGTGCGATGGAACGGCAGATTGAAATCCTGAAAAGCTTCGGCGTGAATGCCATCCGTACGGCGCACAATCCCCCGGCTCCGGAATTTCTCGATCTCTGTGATCGTATGGGCATACTGGTTCAGGTCGAATCGTTCGACTGCTGGGGACGCAAAAAAGCAGACAACGATTATGCCCGTCACTTCTGGGAATGGTGGGAACGCGACACCGTCAACATGGTCCGCCGCGACCGGAACCATCCTTCCGTCGTGATGTGGAGCACCGGCAACGAAATCCTGGAAATGAACTATGCCGAAGAAGCCTGGATTTCGCAGATGCAGACCGATGTGATTCATCGCGAAGATCCAACCCGTCCGGTTTCATTCGGCGGCAGCCGGCCCGTTGCCGCGTTTAACGGGTTTCAGCATACCGTGGATGTCTACGGCTTCAATTATAAGCCGCACCTCTATGCCGAGTTTCGCGAAAAAAATCCGAACATTCCACTCTACGGCAGTGAAACCGCTTCCACCATTTCCTCACGCGGCGAATATTTTTTTCCGGTGCTGAACGATAAAGCCAAAGGCCAGGGCGGCTATTTCCAGGTCAGCAGCTATGATCTTTACGCGCCGAACTGGGCCTACCCTGCCGACGTGGAGTTTGAGGCGCAGGCAAAATATCCCTGGGTTTTCGGAGAATTTGTCTGGACCGGGTTTGACTATATCGGCGAGCCGACACCATATAATAAAGACAAAACCAATCTGCTCAATTTTACCGATCCCGAGGAACGTGCGCGCATGGAAAAAGAGCTGGAAAAACTCGGCGGTGATATTCCGGCGCGCAGTTCCTATTTCGGCATCGTCGATCTCTGCGGTTTTCCGAAAGACCGCTACTACATGTATCAGTCCAAATGGCGGCCCGATCTGCCGATGGTTCATATTCTGCCGCATTGGAACTGGCCGGAGCGCATCGGAAAAATCACCCCCGTACATATCTATACTTCGGGTGATGAAGTCGAACTGTTTCTAAACGGGAAATCGCTGGGCCGGAAATACAAGGGAAAATTTGAATCACGCCTGCGCTGGGACGATGTGGTGTATGAACCCGGCGAACTGGTGGCGGTGGCTTACCGCAATGGAAAACCATGGGCCGAAACCGCTATGCAGACCACCGGTCCGGCCGAAAAACTCGCCCTTTCCGTGGACCGGAATGTCATTAAAAACGATGGCAAAGACCTGGCATTCATCACAGTGGATGTGGTCGATTCTCGCGGTCGCGTCGTCCCGCGCTCCCATAATCCGGTCAAATATTCCATTCAGGGTCCGGGTCGCATTATCGCCACAGGAAACGGTAATCCGGCAGATCTGACCGATTTCCAGTCGCTCGAACGCAGGGTTTTCAACGGTAAAGCGCTGGTGATTGTACAGTCCGAAAAAGGAAAAAAGGGGCGCATAACCGTTACGGCGGAATCGGAAGGATTGGAAGCGGCGGAAACGATCATTGTCACAAGAAAATAA
- a CDS encoding DUF229 domain-containing protein: MHTQKILLMLMLFCSPIFTVAEPLNVLMISIDDLNDWIGPLGGHPQAKTPNLDKFCEGGAMVFRNAVCAAPLCGPSRSAVLSGFLPSTTGIYGNEHNMIFSDMVKHHATLPEYFSKHGYYTLSNGKIFHKHGIDGKYTDFGHWAFDEHARARRYTNNNPDRQKVTACKSGTINGITKPEFKGKGKLSWGPTSCSFEEMVDYKVAAWTDAMLQRDFDRPFFIASGIIKPHLPWFVPQEFFDLYPLETIQPPEVNADDLTDIRTPQGKPAFKPSPEYLWVKKHGLEKEATHAYLASISFADACLGKIFQALENSRYADNTIVIIWGDHGWHLGEKQRFLKNTTWNESAKTPLIIKMPGMEKPAICNRTVSLIDIYPTLIRLCGLPEKELDGIDFSPLLKDPNAAWTRPGITVSNAGTSVMGERWHYIQQLDGTEEFYDLQKDPMEWTNLISSPEHAERIDAMRKWIPSKRAEFTGPILRKPKNYVNADAAPNMKRVLNALQ; encoded by the coding sequence ATGCATACTCAAAAAATACTGTTGATGCTGATGCTGTTCTGTTCTCCGATTTTTACCGTAGCAGAACCGCTCAATGTTTTGATGATTTCGATCGACGATCTGAACGACTGGATCGGTCCGCTGGGCGGTCACCCGCAGGCTAAAACACCGAATCTGGACAAATTCTGCGAAGGCGGGGCGATGGTGTTCCGTAATGCAGTCTGCGCGGCGCCGCTCTGCGGGCCGTCGCGCTCGGCCGTCCTTTCCGGATTTCTTCCGAGTACGACCGGTATTTATGGAAATGAGCATAATATGATCTTTTCGGATATGGTGAAACACCATGCCACCCTCCCGGAATATTTTTCAAAGCATGGCTATTATACGCTCTCGAACGGCAAGATTTTCCACAAACACGGTATTGACGGTAAATACACGGACTTCGGCCACTGGGCCTTCGATGAGCATGCCCGGGCCCGCCGTTATACCAACAACAATCCGGACAGACAGAAAGTAACCGCCTGTAAATCCGGAACAATCAACGGCATTACGAAACCGGAATTTAAAGGAAAAGGAAAACTCAGCTGGGGGCCGACCTCCTGCAGCTTCGAGGAGATGGTCGACTATAAAGTTGCTGCCTGGACCGATGCGATGCTTCAGCGAGATTTTGACCGACCGTTCTTTATCGCTTCCGGGATTATCAAACCGCACCTTCCGTGGTTTGTTCCTCAGGAATTTTTTGATCTGTATCCGCTTGAAACCATTCAGCCTCCGGAAGTCAACGCGGATGATCTGACCGACATCCGCACACCGCAGGGCAAACCGGCCTTTAAACCATCTCCTGAATATCTGTGGGTGAAAAAGCACGGACTGGAAAAAGAAGCCACCCATGCCTATCTGGCCAGTATCAGTTTTGCCGATGCCTGTCTCGGAAAGATCTTCCAGGCTCTGGAAAACAGCAGATATGCCGACAACACCATCGTCATCATCTGGGGCGACCACGGGTGGCATCTCGGAGAAAAGCAACGTTTCCTCAAAAACACTACCTGGAACGAATCAGCCAAAACACCTTTAATTATTAAAATGCCGGGCATGGAAAAACCGGCAATCTGCAACCGCACGGTCAGTCTGATCGATATCTACCCTACCCTCATCCGTCTCTGCGGCCTGCCGGAAAAGGAACTCGACGGCATCGATTTTTCACCGTTGCTGAAGGATCCGAATGCCGCATGGACACGGCCGGGCATTACTGTTTCCAATGCCGGAACCTCTGTGATGGGGGAACGCTGGCACTATATACAACAGCTTGACGGCACCGAAGAATTCTACGATCTTCAGAAAGACCCGATGGAATGGACGAATCTGATCAGCAGCCCGGAACATGCAGAACGGATTGATGCGATGAGAAAGTGGATTCCGTCAAAACGGGCTGAATTTACGGGACCGATCCTCAGAAAACCTAAAAATTATGTAAATGCCGATGCAGCACCGAATATGAAAAGGGTTCTCAATGCACTTCAATAA